One genomic segment of Verrucomicrobiia bacterium includes these proteins:
- a CDS encoding DUF5069 domain-containing protein — protein MSDVIYPRSPREQMNGWCHLPRLLDKTRLHLAGRLGPDYAGNFAYKGFDAEWLRHAGVSAEQFIGVVRGTLTDGEVCDWVRRHVQRSPAEKESFNQWLLNRGREEDPALRQRLQMRKAEAGLGHRDDIQTFVDFIDADEQRL, from the coding sequence ATGAGTGACGTGATTTATCCCCGTTCGCCACGGGAGCAGATGAACGGCTGGTGCCATTTGCCCCGACTTCTGGACAAGACCCGCCTGCACCTCGCCGGCCGTCTGGGGCCGGACTACGCAGGGAACTTCGCCTACAAGGGGTTCGATGCGGAATGGCTCAGGCATGCCGGCGTGTCCGCCGAACAGTTTATCGGGGTGGTGCGGGGCACCCTCACGGACGGGGAGGTGTGCGACTGGGTACGGCGCCACGTGCAGCGGTCCCCGGCCGAGAAGGAGTCCTTCAACCAATGGCTGCTGAACCGCGGACGCGAGGAGGATCCGGCGCTGCGGCAGCGGCTCCAGATGCGGAAGGCGGAGGCGGGGCTCGGGCATCGGGACGACATCCAGACGTTCGTGGATTTCATTGACGCCGACGAACAGCGTCTGTGA
- a CDS encoding carbon-nitrogen family hydrolase yields MTVVGVQWAVSWEDKTANFNQVRRMLEGAAIPPGSLVVLPEMFSTGFSLRVDRTRQGEPPEGEEFLVALARETGSAVLGGVVGGRDGEGKPYNQAVAFAPDGRLLARYSKIHPFRFGDEALHYGAGDAVVTFEWGGFQIAPFVCYDLRFPEIFRSAVDQGATLFAVIAQWPLGRARHWSTLLRARAIENQSAVVGVNRCGTDPQLEYPGRTAIVDPQGNTLAEGDDTPRLVQAVLEPGAVAEWRASFPALRDRRWPV; encoded by the coding sequence GTGACGGTCGTTGGCGTGCAGTGGGCGGTCTCCTGGGAGGACAAGACCGCCAATTTCAACCAGGTTCGACGGATGCTGGAGGGCGCGGCGATTCCGCCAGGCTCCTTGGTGGTGCTCCCGGAGATGTTCTCCACTGGATTCAGCCTGCGTGTGGACCGGACCCGGCAGGGGGAGCCTCCGGAAGGTGAGGAATTCCTGGTGGCGCTGGCGCGCGAAACTGGATCGGCGGTGCTGGGGGGCGTGGTGGGTGGCCGGGACGGGGAGGGCAAGCCCTACAACCAGGCGGTGGCCTTTGCGCCCGACGGCCGGTTGCTGGCGCGTTATTCCAAGATCCACCCGTTCCGCTTTGGCGATGAGGCCCTTCACTACGGCGCGGGCGATGCCGTGGTCACCTTCGAGTGGGGCGGCTTCCAGATCGCACCCTTCGTCTGCTACGACCTGCGGTTTCCGGAAATCTTCCGGTCGGCGGTGGACCAGGGCGCAACGCTGTTCGCCGTGATCGCCCAATGGCCGCTCGGCCGCGCGCGGCATTGGTCCACGCTGCTGCGGGCCCGCGCGATCGAGAATCAGTCGGCCGTCGTCGGCGTCAACCGCTGTGGCACGGATCCCCAGCTCGAGTATCCGGGACGCACTGCAATTGTGGACCCGCAGGGCAACACCCTGGCGGAGGGCGACGACACCCCCCGACTCGTGCAGGCGGTTCTCGAACCGGGCGCCGTCGCCGAATGGCGTGCCAGCTTCCCCGCGCTTCGTGATCGGCGCTGGCCGGTGTGA
- a CDS encoding heme-binding protein encodes MNRRFSLALIAVAAGGALGIAGCQVTRAGYESAPYQVLFEEEGVEVRQYPALRVARTPASGDDFMRLFRYISKGNEAEQKIAMTTPVLMAGVGTTNASMAFVLPAGLDAPPAPTGDAVAVTALEPATYAVRRFRGSRQGADGDAVGELEVWMRARNLPQEGAPVFAYYDPPWIPGFLRRNEVMIPTTWKPGAADVR; translated from the coding sequence ATGAACCGTCGGTTTTCGTTGGCGCTGATCGCCGTGGCTGCGGGTGGTGCGCTGGGGATCGCCGGGTGCCAGGTCACCCGGGCGGGATACGAATCGGCGCCCTACCAGGTGTTGTTCGAGGAGGAGGGTGTGGAGGTTCGCCAGTACCCGGCCCTGCGGGTCGCCAGGACCCCGGCATCCGGGGACGATTTCATGCGGCTCTTCCGCTACATCTCCAAGGGCAACGAGGCCGAACAGAAAATTGCCATGACCACTCCGGTCCTCATGGCAGGCGTGGGCACCACCAACGCTTCGATGGCCTTCGTGCTGCCGGCCGGACTCGACGCACCGCCCGCACCGACCGGGGATGCCGTGGCGGTGACGGCGCTGGAACCCGCGACCTATGCCGTGCGTCGGTTCCGCGGGAGCCGGCAGGGCGCGGATGGCGATGCGGTCGGTGAACTCGAGGTTTGGATGCGGGCGCGAAATCTTCCACAGGAGGGTGCCCCGGTCTTCGCGTACTATGATCCGCCCTGGATTCCCGGCTTCCTGCGACGCAACGAGGTGATGATTCCCACTACATGGAAGCCCGGGGCGGCCGACGTGCGCTGA
- the dnaA gene encoding chromosomal replication initiator protein DnaA, with translation MASTTQSLWTGVQQHLKDLLKPDIYALWFEPIRPVCLDGDRLQLEVRDDFCAMWLKDNYLDLLRSTASRLAVRPVDIDFVVGAPGSAPAASLVRDAPARGVRPDGRSPANGRPIEASFNPNNTFSTFVVGSNSQMAHSACLAVCQHPGRSYNPLFLFGGVGLGKTHLLNAIGQEILSQRKHFKVAFLSCERFTNEFIDGLQNNSLARFRRRYRQVDCLLVDDIQFLAGKERIQEEFFHTFNSLHEARKQIVLTCDKPPSEIPGLEQRLISRFEWGMAADLQPPDVETRLAILRQKQVVLGVDLEPGILQFLADRIRTNIRRLEGALVRVASFNKLTGRPLRLEDVEHLLREILQEESRRAITFEVIQKRVAEHYDIRLADMTSKRRPENIAFPRQVAMYLCRNLTEASLSAIGDAFGGRDHGTVLHAVRAVKNRMEVDPQVRQTVGYLEKQLLR, from the coding sequence ATGGCCTCCACCACCCAGAGCCTCTGGACCGGGGTGCAACAGCACCTCAAGGACCTGCTGAAGCCCGATATCTACGCCCTTTGGTTCGAGCCCATCCGACCGGTCTGCCTCGACGGAGACCGGCTCCAGTTGGAGGTCCGCGACGACTTCTGCGCGATGTGGCTGAAGGACAATTACCTCGACCTGTTGCGATCCACGGCCAGCCGGCTCGCAGTGCGTCCGGTGGACATTGATTTTGTGGTGGGCGCGCCGGGCTCCGCGCCGGCTGCGTCCCTGGTTCGCGATGCCCCGGCCCGCGGGGTGCGGCCCGACGGACGCTCCCCAGCCAACGGGCGCCCCATTGAGGCCTCGTTCAACCCCAACAACACCTTCTCAACGTTCGTGGTGGGCTCCAACAGCCAGATGGCGCACAGCGCCTGCCTGGCGGTCTGCCAGCATCCCGGGCGCTCCTACAATCCCCTGTTTCTGTTCGGCGGGGTCGGTCTCGGCAAAACCCACCTGCTCAACGCGATCGGCCAGGAGATCCTCAGCCAGCGCAAGCACTTCAAGGTGGCCTTCCTGAGCTGCGAACGGTTCACCAACGAGTTCATTGACGGCCTGCAGAACAACTCGCTGGCCCGCTTTCGACGGCGGTACCGACAGGTGGACTGCCTGCTGGTGGACGACATCCAGTTCCTCGCGGGCAAGGAACGGATCCAGGAGGAGTTCTTCCATACGTTCAACTCGCTGCATGAGGCGCGGAAGCAGATCGTGCTCACCTGTGACAAACCTCCGAGCGAGATCCCGGGGTTGGAGCAGCGGCTGATTTCCAGGTTCGAATGGGGCATGGCGGCCGACCTGCAGCCGCCCGATGTCGAAACCCGCCTCGCCATCCTTCGCCAGAAACAGGTGGTACTCGGTGTGGATCTCGAGCCCGGCATCCTCCAGTTCCTCGCCGATCGCATCCGCACCAACATCCGGCGCCTGGAGGGCGCGCTGGTCCGCGTCGCCAGCTTCAACAAGCTCACCGGTCGCCCCCTCCGCCTCGAGGATGTTGAGCATCTGCTCCGCGAAATCCTCCAGGAGGAGAGCCGTCGCGCCATCACCTTCGAAGTGATCCAGAAGCGGGTCGCCGAGCACTACGACATCCGGCTCGCAGACATGACCAGCAAGCGGCGTCCCGAGAACATCGCCTTTCCCCGCCAGGTGGCGATGTACCTGTGCCGCAATCTGACCGAAGCCTCGCTGAGCGCGATCGGCGACGCCTTCGGGGGCCGCGACCACGGCACGGTCCTGCACGCGGTCCGCGCGGTGAAGAACCGGATGGAGGTGGATCCGCAGGTCCGCCAGACGGTGGGCTACCTGGAAAAACAACTGCTGCGCTGA
- a CDS encoding P-II family nitrogen regulator translates to MKKIEAIIKPFKLEEVKESLNEAGVEGMTISEVKGFGRQKGHTEVYRGSEYTVDFLPKIKIEIAVADARVPAAIAAIIKAAKTGKIGDGKIFVSSLDEAVRIRTDERGEAAV, encoded by the coding sequence ATGAAAAAAATCGAAGCGATCATCAAGCCCTTCAAACTCGAGGAAGTGAAGGAATCCCTCAACGAAGCGGGCGTCGAGGGCATGACCATCAGCGAGGTCAAGGGGTTTGGCCGACAGAAGGGCCATACCGAGGTGTACCGCGGGAGCGAGTACACGGTGGACTTCCTGCCCAAGATCAAGATCGAAATTGCCGTGGCCGATGCCCGGGTGCCGGCAGCCATAGCAGCGATCATCAAAGCCGCCAAGACCGGCAAGATCGGGGACGGCAAGATCTTCGTCTCCAGCCTCGATGAGGCGGTGCGGATCCGCACCGATGAACGCGGCGAAGCGGCCGTTTGA
- a CDS encoding exo-alpha-sialidase — translation MRQAANFLPLLPVLPVLFTLLGLSLGPPAVAAAEPEHHSQRIFPVEPWHNHGSCIVEAPNGDLLACWFHGSGERKADDVRIEAARLPAGSRTWGQRFVLADTPGYPDCNPSLHVDPRGRLWLFYPTILDHRWEGALLKYRVSTDWQETTPPRWERSEVLHVTPGPEFDAAIARRLPELEQAAGVASWDDRTRREVEEYLESMRTHATNKLYRRLGWMPRAHPIQLGERLILGLYHDGFSCSLMAITDDDGLHWRTSTPLIGGGNIQPSLARRRDGTLVACMRDNGPPPKRLLMATSGDLGETWGPVSDSEIPNPGSGADVLVLADGTWAFIGNDTESGRHSLAVWLSDDEGRTWRWRRALERVEPGRGSFSYPSLIQTRDGWLHATYSDHPGGGGTIAHAAFNAEWVRAGADTPAP, via the coding sequence ATGCGCCAGGCCGCAAACTTCCTGCCGCTCCTCCCGGTACTGCCGGTACTGTTCACACTCCTCGGCCTGTCGCTGGGGCCGCCCGCCGTCGCGGCGGCGGAACCGGAGCATCACTCACAGCGGATCTTCCCGGTCGAACCCTGGCACAACCACGGTTCCTGCATTGTGGAAGCCCCCAACGGCGACCTCCTGGCCTGCTGGTTCCACGGCTCCGGGGAACGCAAGGCGGACGATGTTCGCATCGAAGCCGCCCGTCTCCCGGCCGGTTCCAGAACCTGGGGGCAGCGCTTCGTGCTGGCCGACACTCCGGGGTATCCAGACTGCAACCCATCGCTCCACGTGGATCCCCGGGGCCGCCTCTGGCTGTTTTATCCCACCATCCTGGATCACCGGTGGGAGGGCGCCCTGCTCAAATACCGGGTCAGCACCGACTGGCAGGAGACCACGCCACCGCGCTGGGAGCGCAGCGAGGTCCTCCACGTCACCCCCGGACCGGAATTCGACGCTGCCATCGCCCGGCGCCTGCCGGAACTGGAGCAGGCGGCCGGGGTGGCATCCTGGGACGACCGGACACGCCGCGAAGTCGAGGAATATCTGGAGTCCATGCGGACCCACGCCACCAACAAATTGTACCGCCGCCTCGGCTGGATGCCCCGGGCGCATCCGATTCAACTCGGGGAACGGTTGATCCTCGGCCTCTATCACGATGGATTCTCCTGCTCGTTGATGGCGATCACCGACGATGACGGCCTTCATTGGCGGACCAGCACCCCGCTGATCGGGGGCGGCAACATCCAGCCCAGCCTTGCCCGACGGCGCGACGGCACCCTCGTCGCCTGCATGCGGGACAACGGCCCCCCACCGAAACGGCTCCTGATGGCGACCTCCGGCGACCTCGGGGAGACCTGGGGTCCGGTCTCGGATAGTGAGATCCCCAACCCCGGTTCGGGTGCGGACGTCCTGGTGCTTGCGGATGGCACCTGGGCCTTCATCGGCAACGACACCGAATCAGGCCGGCATTCCCTTGCCGTCTGGTTGAGCGACGATGAAGGGCGCACCTGGAGGTGGCGGCGGGCGCTCGAGCGGGTGGAGCCGGGCCGGGGCTCTTTCTCCTATCCAAGCCTCATCCAGACTCGCGACGGGTGGCTCCACGCGACCTACAGCGATCATCCCGGTGGCGGCGGCACCATTGCCCATGCCGCATTCAACGCCGAATGGGTCCGGGCCGGTGCGGACACCCCCGCCCCCTGA